One genomic window of Thermodesulfovibrionales bacterium includes the following:
- a CDS encoding methyl-accepting chemotaxis protein: MKHYFMNMSIARKFLVAPAAIMVFLILFGVISYRVFHSQQGELTDIYKNRFSTYQAAAQISKDLANVHANIYKIIGWIDARYAVEKVDALAKEQVAVMNQTTKAIQDKITSPKTLPEEKKIFEGLLSSLGEYKDSAQATIDLSGSVTEFATMYMQVADDKFLALNKELDSLVAYEKKLSEESYQRASSSFTKVMAAFLTGFILAVILSAAMTVFMKGLVVSPIKKLTEKLKEIAAGEGDLTKRVEISSKDEIGEMGKSLNLFLENIHGLVTTIRGTTLKTASATNQITTSSKQVMQGASTTAASAEQTLASMEEMAASIAQVAKNTESLATNVDETSATINEMAASIEQVGKNADVMAASVGETSATIEQMINSMEQSSKNTTSMTDSVNETSATVENLLSSVEQISKGTESLKHMVTESSGTIEEMMRTVQEVAGKIGEANRLSQAAYQDAEQGGKGIYQSIESLQNIGKTTEKTMGIIENLGKRSEEVGSIVEVINEIADQTNLLALNAAIEAARAGDAGRGFAVVADEIRKLAERSMEATKEIGAVIRQVQGETATAVKATEETYREGKGGMALASSSRDAFNSIIEAVKETSRIMEGIARSAGELSKATGQVMNYIVDMNSASGDVAAVVKIQADGTGSIRSTLEKMNSQVQEVNVATKEQAIGGNQIREALERMKTVVHEVNTAVKEQVRGARQIVESIEMMRGMTQDVAGAAAEQRVGGDTVVKAMEGMSHIASENLRLSTDMKGASEDTLSQVEYLQQSVSRFKIDSNGDKPEKKEVLAAA, translated from the coding sequence ATGAAACACTATTTCATGAATATGAGCATCGCAAGAAAATTTCTTGTGGCTCCCGCGGCCATCATGGTCTTCCTGATCCTTTTCGGAGTCATATCATACCGCGTTTTCCACAGCCAACAAGGGGAATTGACGGACATCTATAAGAATCGCTTCAGCACCTATCAGGCTGCCGCGCAGATCTCAAAGGACCTTGCGAATGTCCACGCAAACATCTACAAGATAATCGGTTGGATCGACGCGCGATATGCTGTCGAAAAAGTGGATGCCCTCGCCAAGGAACAGGTCGCCGTAATGAACCAGACGACCAAAGCGATTCAGGACAAAATCACCTCTCCGAAGACGCTCCCCGAAGAGAAGAAGATCTTTGAGGGCCTCCTCTCTTCTCTCGGAGAGTATAAGGACTCGGCACAGGCGACCATTGACCTGAGCGGGTCGGTGACGGAATTCGCGACGATGTACATGCAGGTCGCGGACGATAAGTTTCTCGCTCTCAATAAGGAGCTTGACTCACTCGTGGCTTACGAGAAGAAGCTCAGCGAAGAGAGTTATCAGCGTGCCTCGAGCAGTTTCACAAAAGTGATGGCCGCCTTCCTGACAGGGTTCATTCTGGCAGTGATACTCTCTGCTGCCATGACGGTATTCATGAAAGGCCTCGTCGTATCTCCCATCAAGAAACTGACGGAAAAACTCAAGGAGATAGCCGCAGGAGAGGGGGACCTCACGAAGAGAGTCGAGATCTCTTCCAAAGACGAAATCGGGGAAATGGGGAAGAGCCTCAATCTCTTTCTCGAGAATATACACGGACTTGTCACGACCATTCGGGGGACTACCCTAAAGACGGCCTCCGCGACGAACCAGATCACGACGAGTTCGAAGCAGGTGATGCAGGGTGCATCCACCACGGCGGCGTCCGCAGAGCAGACCCTTGCGAGCATGGAAGAGATGGCGGCGTCAATCGCGCAGGTTGCGAAGAACACCGAATCATTGGCGACCAATGTGGATGAGACTTCGGCGACGATCAATGAGATGGCTGCATCTATCGAGCAGGTGGGAAAGAATGCGGATGTCATGGCGGCCTCGGTGGGAGAGACCTCGGCGACAATCGAGCAGATGATAAATTCGATGGAGCAATCATCGAAGAATACAACATCAATGACCGATTCGGTGAATGAGACCTCAGCGACGGTGGAGAATCTCTTATCGTCCGTCGAGCAGATATCCAAGGGCACAGAGTCGCTGAAGCATATGGTAACGGAGAGCTCGGGGACGATAGAAGAGATGATGCGGACGGTGCAGGAAGTGGCCGGCAAGATAGGGGAAGCGAACCGGCTGAGCCAGGCAGCCTACCAGGATGCGGAGCAAGGGGGCAAGGGGATTTACCAGAGCATCGAGAGCCTCCAGAACATAGGGAAGACCACGGAAAAGACGATGGGGATCATCGAGAACCTCGGAAAGAGGTCCGAGGAGGTCGGGAGCATCGTAGAGGTGATCAATGAAATCGCGGACCAGACGAACCTGCTGGCGCTGAACGCGGCCATTGAGGCGGCGCGTGCAGGAGACGCGGGGAGGGGATTCGCGGTCGTGGCCGATGAGATACGGAAGCTCGCGGAGCGGTCCATGGAGGCGACGAAGGAGATCGGAGCGGTGATTAGGCAGGTGCAGGGTGAGACGGCCACCGCGGTAAAGGCGACGGAGGAGACATACCGTGAAGGCAAGGGGGGCATGGCGTTGGCATCGAGCAGCCGGGATGCCTTCAACAGCATCATAGAAGCGGTGAAGGAGACCTCCAGGATCATGGAGGGAATCGCGAGGTCAGCCGGGGAGTTGAGCAAGGCGACAGGACAGGTGATGAATTATATCGTTGATATGAATTCGGCATCGGGAGACGTTGCCGCCGTGGTGAAGATACAGGCTGACGGCACGGGATCGATACGGAGCACCCTCGAAAAAATGAACAGCCAGGTGCAGGAAGTGAATGTCGCGACGAAGGAACAAGCGATAGGAGGCAACCAGATACGGGAAGCCCTCGAAAGGATGAAGACCGTGGTGCATGAGGTGAACACAGCGGTGAAGGAGCAGGTGAGGGGCGCAAGGCAGATCGTCGAGTCCATCGAGATGATGAGGGGCATGACGCAGGACGTGGCGGGTGCAGCGGCAGAACAGCGGGTGGGAGGAGACACGGTGGTGAAGGCGATGGAGGGCATGAGCCACATCGCTTCAGAGAATCTCAGACTTTCTACCGACATGAAGGGCGCGTCCGAAGACACGCTTTCACAAGTCGAATACCTCCAGCAGTCGGTGAGCAGGTTCAAGATAGATTCCAACGGAGACAAGCCTGAGAAAAAGGAGGTATTGGCAGCTGCCTGA
- a CDS encoding cache domain-containing protein has product MKLKRAVACLMVTMFLTSLAFAAEKSAEKKGTKAQAEAMVKKAIEYIKANGREKAFAEISNPNGKFVEGDLYVFVYDFNGKCLAHGANAKMVGKDLINMKDPDGKEYVKERIGIAKSKGQGWQDYKFPNPVTKQIEHKTAYIEKFEDILVGCGVYKS; this is encoded by the coding sequence ATGAAACTGAAGAGAGCAGTGGCGTGTCTCATGGTGACCATGTTTTTGACGAGTCTCGCATTCGCGGCGGAAAAAAGTGCTGAAAAAAAAGGAACCAAGGCTCAGGCAGAAGCGATGGTGAAGAAGGCGATCGAATACATCAAGGCGAACGGAAGAGAGAAGGCCTTCGCTGAAATCAGTAATCCAAACGGGAAATTTGTAGAGGGGGACCTCTATGTTTTTGTGTATGACTTTAACGGAAAATGTCTGGCCCACGGTGCGAACGCGAAGATGGTGGGGAAAGACCTCATCAATATGAAGGATCCGGACGGCAAGGAATATGTGAAGGAGAGGATCGGCATCGCGAAGAGCAAGGGGCAGGGATGGCAGGATTACAAATTTCCGAATCCCGTAACGAAACAGATAGAGCACAAGACCGCGTATATAGAGAAGTTCGAGGATATCCTCGTTGGCTGCGGCGTCTATAAGTCGTAG
- a CDS encoding chemotaxis protein CheW gives MAKLSLPASGLAEDVLEGIGDEHDELQLVTFTIGEQYGVSISQVQEIIRVGNVTRVPNSLPYMEGVINLRGRVLPVLNLRKRLKLPEKDLSIESRIVVVEAGSKTIGLLVDAVSHVIKVSPDVVDRAPEEVLEADCDYITGVCKLRNGLVILIDLERIIRRENIEMPQGEGKEEKIHG, from the coding sequence ATGGCTAAGCTATCGTTACCGGCATCAGGACTCGCGGAAGACGTTCTGGAAGGCATAGGGGACGAACACGATGAACTCCAACTCGTGACGTTCACGATAGGGGAGCAGTATGGCGTTTCCATCAGTCAGGTTCAGGAGATCATCAGAGTGGGGAACGTTACGAGGGTGCCGAATTCTCTTCCCTATATGGAGGGGGTAATCAACCTCAGGGGTCGGGTCTTACCGGTACTGAATCTGCGGAAACGGCTCAAATTGCCTGAAAAGGATCTTTCGATCGAATCGAGAATCGTCGTGGTGGAGGCAGGCAGCAAAACCATAGGACTTCTCGTGGATGCGGTTTCCCATGTCATCAAGGTCTCTCCCGATGTGGTGGATAGGGCTCCAGAAGAAGTCCTCGAAGCAGACTGCGATTATATCACCGGGGTATGCAAGCTGCGGAACGGGCTTGTGATATTGATAGACCTGGAAAGAATCATCAGAAGGGAGAATATAGAGATGCCCCAGGGAGAAGGGAAGGAAGAGAAGATACATGGCTGA